In Manis pentadactyla isolate mManPen7 chromosome 3, mManPen7.hap1, whole genome shotgun sequence, a single window of DNA contains:
- the LOC118931091 gene encoding isoaspartyl peptidase/L-asparaginase-like yields MPSPSLFSQGPSTGQWPKFSVETGPMAAGSANMNPVVVVHGGGVSSISKDRKERVHQGVVRAATVGYNVLKEVKSVVDAVEGAVTVLEDDTEFNTGCQSVLNVNGEVEMDASIHSMNGKDLSVGAVSAVRCTANPIKLARLVLEQASHCILTDQGAEKFAAAMGVPTVPGQQLVTERNIKHLEKGKHQKGAQKPGCQKEMLFHITCSVLEAKAT; encoded by the coding sequence ATGCCTTCCCCGTCCCTTTTCAGCCAGGGGCCCAGTACGGGTCAGTGGCCGAAGTTCTCTGTGGAAACAGGCCCGATGGCAGCCGGATCCGCAAACATGAATCCTGTGGTCGTGGTCCATGGGGGCGGGGTCAGCAGTATCTCCAAGGACCGGAAAGAGCGGGTGCACCAGGGTGTTGTCAGAGCCGCCACTGTGGGCTACAATGTCCTCAAGGAGGTAAAGAGCGTGGTTGACGCCGTGGAAGGAGCCGTGACCGTCCTGGAGGATGATACCGAGTTCAACACAGGTTGTCAGTCTGTCTTGAACGTAAATGGTGAAGTTGAAATGGATGCTAGTATCCATTCCATGAATGGAAAAGACCTGTCTGTAGGAGCTGTGTCTGCAGTCCGCTGTACAGCAAATCCCATTAAACTTGCACGGCTTGTTCTGGAACAGGCATCTCATTGCATTCTGACTGACCAAGGGGCAGAAAAATTTGCAGCAGCCATGGGGGTTCCAACGGTTCCTGGACAGCAGCTGGTTACAGAGAGAAACATAAAGCACCTAGAAAAAGGGAAGCATCAGAAAGGTGCTCAGAAACCAGGCTGTCAGAAGGAAATGCTTTTCCACATCACTTGCTCTGTCTTGGAAGCAAAGGCCACCTGA
- the LOC118931076 gene encoding ubiquilin-1-like, with protein MCNCPQKGVPAEVGGLGGLAGLSSLSLNTTNFSELQSQMQWELMSNPEMMVQIMENPFVQSMLSNPDRMRQLITANLQMQQLIQRNPEISHMLNNPDIMRQTLELARNPAMMQEMMRNQYQALSNLESIPGGYNALRRMYTDIQEPMLSAAQEQFGDNPFASLVSNTSSGEGSQPSRTENRDPLPHPWAPQASQSSSASSGTTSAVGGTGGGNASGAAGQSSTASTLGPGVGASMFNTPGMQSLLQQITKNPQLMQNMLSAPYMRSMMQSLSQNPDLAAEMMLNNPLFAGNPQRQEQMRQQLPTFLQPMQNPDTLSAMSNPRAMQAFLQIHQGLQTLATEAPGLIPGFTPGLGTLGNTGGSSGTNGSSSAPSENSSPTAGTTEPGHQQFIQQMLQVLAGVNPQLQNPEVRFQQQLEQLSAMGFLNREANLQALIATGGDINAAIERLLGSQPS; from the exons GTGGCCTTGGAGGACTTGCAGGTCTGAGTAGCTTGAGTTTGAATACTACCAACTTCTCTGAACTACAAAGCCAGATGCAGTGGGAACTTATGTCTAATCCCGAAATGATGGTCCAGATCATGGAGAATCCTTTTGTCCAGAGCATGCTTTCAAATCCTGACCGCATGAGGCAGTTAATTACAGCCAATCTGCAAATGCAGCAGTTGATACAGAGAAATCCAGAAATTAGTCATATGCTGAATAATCCAGATATTATGAGACAA ACATTGGAACTTGCCAGGAATCCAGCAATGATGCAGGAAATGATGAGAAACCAGTACCAAGCCTTGAGCAACTTAGAAAGCATCCCTGGGGGATACAATGCTTTACGGCGCATGTACACTGATATTCAGGAACCAATGCTGAGTGCTGCACAAGAACAG TTTGGTGATAATCCATTTGCTTCGTTAGTGAGCAATACATCTTCAGGTGAAGGTAGTCAACCTTCCCGTACAGAAAACAGAGATCCATTACCCCATCCATGGGCTCCTCAGGCTTCCCAGAGTTCATCAGCTTCCAGTGGTACCACCAGTGCTGTCGGGGGCACTGGTGGTGGTAATGCCAGTGGTGCTGCTGGGCAGAGTTCTACTGCATCAACTTTGGGTCCTGGAGTAGGAG CTAGTATGTTCAATACACCAGGAATGCAGAGCTTATTGCAACAAATAACCAAAAACCCACAACTTATGCAAAATATGTTGTCTGCCCCATACATGAGAAGCATGATGCAGTCACTAAGCCAGAACCCTGACCTTGCTGCAGAA ATGATGCTGAATAATCCCTTATTTGCTGGAAATCCTCAGCGTCAAGAACAAATGAGACAACAGCTCCCAACTTTCCTTCAACCA atGCAGAATCCTGATACGTTATCAGCAATGTCAAACCCTAGAGCAATGCAGGCCTTCTTACAGATTCATCAGGGTTTACAGACCTTAGCGACAGAAGCCCCTGGCCTCATCCCAGG GTTTACTCCTGGCCTGGGGACATTAGGAAACACTGGAGGCTCTTCAGGAACTAACGGGTCTAGCTCTGCACCCAGTGAAAACTCAAGTCCCACTGCAGGAACCACCGAACCTGGACACCAGCAATTTATCCAACAAATGCTACAGGTTCTTGCTGGAGTGAATCCTCAG ctACAGAATCCAGAAGTCAGATTTCAGCAACAACTGGAACAGCTCAGTGCAATGGGATTTTTGAACCGTGAAGCGAACTTGCAAGCACTAATAGCAACCGGAGGTGATATCAATGCGGCTATTGAAAGGTTACTGGGCTCCCAGCCATCATAG